The genomic interval CAGCCCGCGCGGCAGGCAGACGGCGCGCGGGCCGCGCGGCCCGCGGGAGCAGCCCGGGAACCACCGCTCCGTCACCGCAGGCGCTCATCGCGGGTCGCCCTCGCTCGACGGTGGCGCCGCGTGCCTGCCGCTCGCGCGGTGCGCGCCGGGGGCGGTCCGGACGCTCACCGCGGCGCCCGAGGGCGACGCCAGGCGTGACGGCGACATGTACGACGGCGACATGTACGACGGCGACGTGTACGACGGCTCGGCCACGTGCTGCGGCTCGGCCACGTGCTGCCGCCGAGTGACGTGCTGCGGCCGAGCGACGGGCGGCTCCGGCTCCGGCGCCTCGGACGGCGCGGGCGCTGCCTGCGCCACGTGCTGCGGCACGTGGCGCGCCACGTGCTGCGCCACGTACTGGGCCACGCGCTGCGACGGAGCCTCGGGCATGCGCGCCCGAGGCGGCAGATCGGGCACCTGCGTCTCCACAGAGGCCTGCGTCTCCGCAGAGGGCTGGGGCACCACCGAGGGCTGGGGCACCACCGAGGGCTGGGGCACCACCGAGGACTGCGGCACCTCGGAAGGCCGGGCCACCTCAGGCGCCCACGGTGCCGCGGGCGCCTGCGCCACCTCTGACGCCTGCGCCACCTCCGACGGCTGCGCCACCTCTGACGCCTGCGCCACCTCGAGGACCAACGGCACGGCAGCCGGGCGCGGCGCCTGGTGGAACCGCGGCGCGACGGGCTCCGGCGGGGCGTCCGGCGGTTGCGTGGACGTCGGCGGGACGACCGGCAGCGCGGTTCGCCTCCGCACCGCGGGCGGCGGCGCGTACTGCTGCTCCACGGCCGGCGGCGGCACGACGTACGACCCCACCGTGTGCGGCCCCGCCACGTACGGCACCGGCACCGGCGACCACTGGTCCTGGAGCGGCAGCCCGTGCTCCGTCTGCACGACGTCGACCGGCACGACGTACGACGGCGCCCGTGATGGC from Xylanimonas allomyrinae carries:
- a CDS encoding signal peptidase I is translated as MFEEGHDVGVRPWYGSPWRVVTRVVALAVTVVLVGLVVAVAVVPRVTGGTSLTVLSGSMVPAYSPGDVLVLRGVQSTQVCAEVRVGQAVTYMPQSDDAALVTHRVVGKTVGTYDDGTSCRLLTRGDANEAADHPISPSQVRGVVMYAVPWLGHVRTWAGNQPVLAAAAAIILVAAVGVLGMGRRVRTRVVDVPLALALEAPPAVASRDAVPPPYVAPSRAPSYVVPVDVVQTEHGLPLQDQWSPVPVPYVAGPHTVGSYVVPPPAVEQQYAPPPAVRRRTALPVVPPTSTQPPDAPPEPVAPRFHQAPRPAAVPLVLEVAQASEVAQPSEVAQASEVAQAPAAPWAPEVARPSEVPQSSVVPQPSVVPQPSVVPQPSAETQASVETQVPDLPPRARMPEAPSQRVAQYVAQHVARHVPQHVAQAAPAPSEAPEPEPPVARPQHVTRRQHVAEPQHVAEPSYTSPSYMSPSYMSPSRLASPSGAAVSVRTAPGAHRASGRHAAPPSSEGDPR